One genomic window of Pecten maximus chromosome 3, xPecMax1.1, whole genome shotgun sequence includes the following:
- the LOC117324114 gene encoding nucleoside diphosphate kinase 6-like, whose product MRPLQLTLAIFKPDVSAQPHIVREIQKILLTNGFYFVKSKDLYLPRKKAEEFYKEHEGRFFHNRLVSFMSSGGISAHILARDNAIQEWRKLMGPTKVFQTVHSQPDSIRGQFGLTDTRNSTHGSDSMESARKEMKFFFPEFNVDHWYKEKEPFYRNGNVSYCEETGIHVEAETSASTMKQEMS is encoded by the coding sequence ATGAGGCCTCTCCAGTTAACATTAGCTATTTTCAAACCAGATGTGTCAGCTCAACCACACATAGTAAGGGAAATTCAGAAAATCCTTTTAACAAATGGTTTCTATTTTGTAAAATCTAAGGATTTGTATCTGCCTCGCAAAAAGGCTGAAGAATTTTATAAGGAACATGAGGGAAGGTTTTTTCATAACAGACTTGTAAGTTTTATGTCAAGTGGTGGAATCTCGGCACATATTTTGGCCAGAGACAACGCAATACAGGAATGGAGAAAACTGATGGGACCTACCAAAGTTTTTCAGACAGTGCATTCACAACCAGATAGTATCCGTGGACAGTTTGGATTGACAGATACCAGGAACTCCACCCACGGATCAGACTCTATGGAATCGGCTCGAAAGGAAATGAAATTTTTCTTTCCTGAGTTTAATGTGGACCATTGGTACAAAGAGAAGGAGCCATTTTATCGAAATGGAAATGTTTCATATTGTGAAGAAACAGGAATACATGTTGAAGCAGAAACAAGTGCTTCCACTATGAAACAAGAAATGtcttaa